One window of the Prosthecobacter sp. genome contains the following:
- a CDS encoding alginate lyase family protein: MKKKMSWYAHRLRAMSLGEIGRRVVERWGRLGEAANLKKISRKAWDGTFADYPKLPWRERVPPELRKQLAADAEKLVRGEWRLFGWKSVEVGAPPCWHRDATLGVVIDPDIPARKLDHRHLEHDADARAIWEINRWSEMTRMAMHSALNGDVHAIRVSQLWLEDWCDRNPPGHGINWTSPLEAGLRLMNFCWFDALVRGCNDPELARRQDELTARIVPVHAWWVWRRKSFGSSANNHLIGELSALVMAITRWPSLALMTCPAQRVWKLLEREILRQFASDGGNKEQALHYHLFAWEMSWHAGLASDGLKGEVLERLTKAAQFFVDVVEAPECWDFGDSDDAQVLPLAVKRSNVAAEFRGWLLGRADGSALRYWLGEPPKGVKASMRSKWLLQPESGQAVWRDARWTVRADASPLGLGSMAAHGHLDALHVSLWFEQHALVIDPGTGAYYGNTALRSRLASWEAHNGPVPVAGRHTPQRLGPFLWMKHHAAPKLKVHEDICVTSLECDGQCVQRAVHVAEGYVEICDEVSHETLHVVTWQLAPGWSVERERQNGFVCKHAESIPVHATLNGDHIEQWEIVEREASPHFRELVPSQAVKITFKGTLTTIWRKAG, translated from the coding sequence ATGAAGAAAAAGATGTCGTGGTATGCGCACCGGCTGCGTGCGATGAGCCTGGGCGAGATCGGGCGTCGCGTGGTGGAGCGTTGGGGACGGCTGGGCGAAGCCGCGAATCTCAAAAAGATCTCGCGCAAGGCATGGGACGGCACGTTTGCCGATTATCCAAAGCTGCCGTGGCGTGAACGCGTGCCGCCGGAGCTGCGCAAACAACTGGCTGCCGATGCGGAGAAGCTGGTGCGCGGCGAGTGGAGGCTGTTCGGCTGGAAAAGCGTCGAGGTCGGCGCGCCGCCCTGCTGGCATCGCGATGCGACGCTGGGCGTGGTGATTGATCCCGACATTCCGGCTCGGAAGCTGGATCATCGACATCTGGAGCACGATGCCGATGCAAGGGCAATCTGGGAGATCAATCGCTGGTCCGAAATGACGCGCATGGCGATGCACAGCGCGCTCAATGGCGATGTGCATGCCATCCGCGTCTCACAGCTCTGGCTCGAAGACTGGTGCGACCGCAACCCGCCCGGCCACGGCATCAACTGGACGAGTCCGCTCGAAGCAGGACTGCGTCTGATGAACTTCTGCTGGTTCGACGCGCTCGTGCGCGGCTGCAACGACCCCGAACTGGCGCGTCGTCAGGATGAGCTCACGGCGCGCATCGTCCCGGTGCATGCATGGTGGGTCTGGCGGCGCAAATCCTTCGGTTCCTCGGCGAACAACCATCTCATCGGTGAATTGAGCGCCCTCGTGATGGCGATCACGCGCTGGCCGTCGCTGGCGCTCATGACCTGTCCGGCGCAACGCGTGTGGAAGCTGCTGGAGCGCGAGATTTTGCGTCAGTTCGCGTCTGATGGCGGCAACAAGGAGCAGGCGCTGCATTATCACCTCTTTGCGTGGGAAATGAGCTGGCATGCGGGTCTGGCGTCGGATGGTTTGAAAGGCGAGGTGCTGGAACGGCTGACGAAAGCGGCGCAGTTCTTCGTGGACGTCGTCGAAGCACCCGAATGCTGGGATTTCGGCGACTCGGATGACGCGCAGGTCCTGCCGCTGGCGGTAAAGCGTTCGAATGTGGCCGCTGAGTTTCGCGGCTGGCTGCTGGGCCGGGCGGATGGCTCGGCGTTGCGCTACTGGCTGGGCGAGCCGCCGAAAGGTGTGAAAGCATCCATGCGCAGCAAGTGGCTGCTGCAGCCGGAGAGCGGGCAGGCGGTCTGGCGCGATGCACGCTGGACGGTGCGTGCCGATGCGTCGCCGCTCGGCCTTGGCAGCATGGCGGCGCACGGGCATCTCGATGCGTTGCATGTCTCGCTCTGGTTTGAGCAGCATGCGCTGGTCATTGATCCGGGGACTGGTGCCTATTACGGCAACACCGCGCTGCGCTCGCGTCTCGCCTCGTGGGAGGCCCACAACGGCCCGGTGCCCGTTGCTGGTCGTCATACACCGCAGCGTTTGGGGCCGTTTCTCTGGATGAAACATCATGCAGCGCCCAAACTGAAGGTTCATGAGGACATCTGTGTCACAAGCCTCGAATGCGACGGGCAGTGCGTGCAGCGTGCTGTGCATGTGGCTGAGGGTTACGTGGAGATCTGCGATGAGGTCAGCCACGAAACATTGCATGTGGTGACGTGGCAGCTTGCGCCCGGCTGGAGCGTCGAGCGTGAACGCCAAAACGGTTTTGTCTGCAAGCATGCCGAGTCCATTCCGGTGCATGCGACGTTGAACGGTGATCACATTGAACAATGGGAAATCGTGGAACGCGAGGCATCGCCGCATTTTCGTGAGCTGGTGCCGTCCCAAGCGGTGAAGATCACCTTCAAGGGCACGCTCACGACGATCTGGCGCAAGGCCGGGTGA
- a CDS encoding peptide ABC transporter substrate-binding protein produces the protein MRWIIRVFILATFVGGIAWFHHVRTHRPTRVEEANRNGILLAGNGSEPATLDPQLASGQPEHMIFHALFEGLIAPAPGNPDGDAPGAAASWTHENFTTWTFKLQPDGKWSDGSPLTAADFLYAYQRILTAQLGADYANMLYPLLNAEEYHTGKIKDFSEVGVKALDLHTLQIALKGPAPYLPSMIKHYSWFPVPQHAIEKHGKISDRNTRWTRPANMVSNGAFKLKRWDVNQAVEVERNPHYWDAANVKLNGIVFLPISSDTTEELAFNDGQLHVTLTMPLSKIPVYREAKSPFFHNDPLLSVYMYRCNTTKKPFDNPLVRKALAFAIDRESITRNILRAGQQPATGLTPPGCNADYKVPDIMRFDPAEARRLLAEAGFPNGKGFPPFDILINTSESHRSIAEAVQAMWKQHLNVPAGVLNQDWGVYLESQRKFDYQIARFGWVGDYLDPSTFLAIWQTGDGNNNTGWGNKRYDELINQSFREGDAARRLQLLNEAETILLNEAPMLPIYWYTHSYLMRPEVKGLLPSVLEHRCYKAVELKP, from the coding sequence ATGCGCTGGATCATTCGTGTCTTCATTCTCGCCACCTTCGTCGGTGGCATTGCGTGGTTTCATCATGTGCGCACACACCGGCCCACACGGGTCGAGGAGGCAAACCGCAACGGCATTCTCCTCGCCGGCAACGGCTCCGAACCCGCCACGCTCGATCCCCAACTCGCCAGCGGCCAGCCGGAGCACATGATTTTTCACGCCCTCTTCGAAGGCCTCATCGCCCCCGCCCCCGGCAATCCTGATGGCGATGCCCCCGGTGCCGCAGCCTCTTGGACGCATGAAAACTTCACCACCTGGACCTTCAAACTTCAGCCGGACGGCAAATGGAGCGATGGCTCACCGCTCACTGCCGCCGATTTCCTCTATGCCTACCAGCGCATCCTCACCGCACAGCTCGGCGCCGATTACGCGAACATGCTCTACCCTCTGCTCAACGCCGAGGAGTACCACACCGGCAAGATCAAGGACTTCTCTGAGGTCGGCGTGAAGGCGCTCGATCTCCACACGCTGCAAATCGCGCTCAAGGGCCCTGCGCCCTACCTGCCCAGCATGATCAAGCACTACTCGTGGTTCCCCGTGCCGCAGCACGCCATCGAGAAGCACGGCAAAATCAGCGACCGCAACACGCGCTGGACACGCCCCGCCAACATGGTCAGCAACGGCGCCTTCAAGCTCAAGCGCTGGGATGTTAACCAAGCCGTCGAAGTCGAACGCAACCCGCACTACTGGGACGCCGCGAACGTGAAGCTCAACGGCATCGTCTTCCTCCCCATCTCCAGCGACACCACTGAGGAACTCGCCTTCAACGACGGACAGCTCCACGTCACGCTCACCATGCCGCTGTCTAAGATCCCCGTTTATCGCGAGGCGAAGTCGCCCTTCTTCCACAACGATCCGCTGCTCAGCGTGTACATGTATCGCTGCAACACCACGAAGAAGCCCTTCGACAATCCGCTGGTGCGCAAGGCGCTCGCTTTCGCCATCGACCGCGAAAGCATCACACGCAACATCCTCCGTGCCGGACAACAACCCGCCACGGGGCTCACTCCGCCCGGTTGCAATGCCGACTACAAAGTCCCGGACATCATGCGCTTCGATCCGGCTGAGGCGCGACGCCTCCTCGCCGAGGCAGGTTTCCCCAATGGCAAAGGTTTTCCGCCTTTCGACATCCTCATCAACACCAGCGAATCTCATCGTTCGATCGCCGAGGCCGTGCAGGCCATGTGGAAGCAGCACCTCAACGTTCCAGCCGGTGTTTTAAACCAGGACTGGGGCGTCTATCTGGAATCGCAGCGCAAATTCGACTACCAGATCGCCCGCTTCGGCTGGGTCGGCGACTACCTCGATCCCTCCACCTTCCTCGCCATCTGGCAGACCGGCGACGGCAACAACAACACCGGCTGGGGCAACAAACGCTACGACGAACTCATCAATCAAAGCTTCCGCGAAGGCGATGCCGCCAGGCGCCTGCAACTGCTCAACGAGGCCGAGACCATCCTCCTCAATGAAGCCCCCATGCTGCCGATCTATTGGTACACGCATTCATACTTGATGCGTCCTGAGGTCAAGGGCCTGCTGCCCTCAGTGCTCGAACACCGCTGCTACAAGGCAGTGGAACTGAAACCGTGA